One part of the Treponema peruense genome encodes these proteins:
- a CDS encoding HEAT repeat domain-containing protein produces MKNIFFILIFVVSAVHVYAQELPATPSEQTVDSSFEQIERTASDVTEQTVQPKKEDAEFKYKIEKIYPEPKRPSVKSESFLAQADESDSYVKECSDTFRYGLEEDIATLLDELTKNDDLRFVDPIYDLFQSTKSPSIRNKILAYFTKLKDPCLADYAVAVINDPYDEKKDTVDACFKYVAAAGCIEAVPGLVDLVDKEEERYFNGALSALGDLGGREEALFLSSYIDRDDLTVAQRQSLMRVLGKIKAVETWDKLSEIAQDEDENSFVRMYAAEAIGAMEKSESEDILLDLFESDDPNFRVYVLKGMSYFHDSKADALVMQALRDSQYKVRLEAVESAGKRDMKEAVPYLIYRCRDKNEQKAVKDKCYKEIARLNTKEGNEYLVEVLKDKKIGDTTKVTVAANLLEFNHAGTDAVIELARESLKSDVTKKLRYALGKEFAKYGRPEFEEICSEYIASEDVATQGTGLDIWAKGRYEGNRASVELIAADAEEKEEPSAENKKTYQFGVKKKNANAKKAKRILEQSASKPVDAVSHADENISARSKTSSDVNAAPATEKETAPADNDVSADNSVSVDNVASESETSAAVESGSVVEQASETETVSASVSEAAK; encoded by the coding sequence ATGAAAAATATTTTTTTTATTTTGATTTTTGTTGTTTCCGCAGTGCACGTGTATGCGCAGGAACTTCCTGCGACACCTTCAGAACAGACAGTAGATTCTTCTTTTGAACAGATTGAAAGAACAGCTTCTGATGTGACAGAACAGACTGTTCAGCCGAAGAAAGAAGATGCGGAATTCAAGTACAAGATAGAAAAAATATACCCTGAACCAAAGCGTCCTTCTGTAAAGTCAGAATCATTTTTGGCCCAGGCAGATGAGAGTGACTCTTATGTAAAGGAATGCAGCGATACATTCAGGTACGGTCTTGAAGAAGATATTGCAACACTTTTGGACGAACTTACAAAAAATGATGACTTAAGGTTTGTTGATCCGATTTATGATTTGTTTCAGTCTACAAAAAGTCCTTCAATAAGAAACAAGATTCTTGCTTATTTTACAAAGCTAAAGGATCCGTGTCTTGCTGACTATGCTGTTGCAGTAATCAACGACCCCTATGATGAAAAAAAAGATACTGTGGATGCATGCTTTAAATATGTTGCCGCTGCCGGTTGTATAGAAGCTGTTCCGGGTTTGGTTGACCTTGTGGACAAAGAAGAGGAAAGGTATTTTAACGGAGCACTTTCTGCACTCGGAGATCTTGGCGGAAGGGAAGAGGCTTTGTTTCTTTCTTCATACATTGACCGCGATGATCTGACTGTAGCACAAAGGCAGTCCCTCATGCGTGTTCTTGGAAAAATCAAGGCTGTAGAAACCTGGGATAAACTTTCAGAAATTGCGCAGGACGAAGATGAAAACTCTTTTGTGAGAATGTATGCGGCCGAAGCAATCGGTGCAATGGAAAAGAGTGAGTCCGAAGATATTCTTCTTGATCTATTCGAATCTGATGACCCCAACTTCAGGGTTTATGTTCTTAAGGGAATGTCTTATTTTCATGATTCAAAAGCCGACGCACTTGTCATGCAGGCTCTGCGCGACTCACAGTACAAAGTACGCCTCGAAGCCGTTGAGTCTGCCGGAAAAAGAGATATGAAAGAAGCTGTTCCTTATCTTATTTACCGCTGCCGCGACAAAAATGAACAGAAGGCAGTCAAGGACAAATGCTACAAAGAAATTGCACGGTTGAACACAAAAGAGGGAAATGAATATCTTGTTGAAGTTCTTAAGGATAAAAAAATCGGTGACACAACAAAGGTAACCGTTGCTGCAAATCTATTGGAATTCAATCATGCTGGAACAGATGCTGTAATTGAACTTGCGCGCGAAAGCCTCAAAAGCGATGTTACAAAAAAACTGCGCTATGCTTTGGGAAAAGAATTTGCAAAATACGGTCGTCCTGAATTCGAAGAAATTTGTTCCGAATACATTGCAAGCGAAGATGTTGCAACACAGGGAACTGGGCTTGATATCTGGGCAAAGGGAAGGTATGAAGGCAACCGTGCTTCTGTAGAACTTATTGCAGCCGATGCAGAAGAAAAGGAAGAGCCTTCTGCAGAAAATAAAAAGACTTACCAGTTTGGTGTAAAAAAGAAAAATGCAAATGCAAAAAAAGCAAAACGCATTCTGGAACAGTCTGCTTCCAAACCTGTAGACGCAGTGTCCCATGCTGATGAAAATATTTCTGCCAGAAGCAAAACATCATCTGATGTGAATGCCGCTCCCGCTACAGAAAAAGAAACAGCGCCCGCAGATAATGATGTGTCCGCAGACAATTCTGTTTCTGTAGACAATGTTGCCTCTGAATCTGAAACTTCTGCTGCAGTTGAATCTGGGAGTGTAGTTGAACAGGCTTCAGAAACAGAAACAGTTTCTGCTTCTGTTTCTGAAGCAGCAAAGTAA
- a CDS encoding LptF/LptG family permease yields MKIVGYMLKRFFGIFLGALLFFILILSLTDLFMNLWNYISKNVTSQQVAEIMLLYIPKTIWFSVPIAMLFATAYMLSDFYAKNELLAIFASGISLFKFTAPLLLVAVFMSFGLFFFEDNIVVPTYAKKQQIQQQVLHKEKSLNNDKIVIMACEGRVVYKADYFDNKLQKLYSVYILFRTEDKTFESVIYADNAEWLNNKWKLNGAVEYALSGEEVSVVPLRAEHLLLLTEPPETFRNNTVSVEEVNTREARAYIEHLERAGLPSAEAKSEYYKKYSFPFVVFIVVFLAVGLSGKTRKNVLLISLALSITAVVLFYVTQMVTMLMAKFQAVPPIFGSWFPVIMFIFISCVLLKYAKT; encoded by the coding sequence ATGAAAATTGTCGGATACATGCTCAAGAGATTTTTCGGAATTTTTCTTGGTGCTCTTTTATTTTTTATTCTTATTCTTTCTCTTACAGATTTGTTTATGAATCTTTGGAATTATATTTCCAAAAATGTTACGTCGCAGCAGGTTGCAGAAATAATGCTTTTGTATATTCCAAAAACAATATGGTTTTCTGTTCCTATTGCAATGCTTTTTGCCACGGCTTATATGCTGAGTGATTTTTATGCAAAGAATGAACTACTTGCAATTTTTGCTTCAGGAATTTCTTTGTTTAAATTTACTGCACCTCTTCTTCTGGTTGCAGTTTTTATGAGCTTCGGACTTTTTTTCTTTGAAGACAATATTGTTGTTCCGACTTATGCAAAAAAACAGCAGATTCAGCAGCAGGTTCTTCACAAGGAAAAATCTTTGAACAATGACAAGATTGTAATAATGGCCTGTGAAGGGCGTGTTGTTTATAAGGCTGATTATTTTGACAACAAACTGCAGAAACTGTATTCGGTTTACATTTTGTTCAGGACAGAAGACAAAACTTTTGAGTCTGTAATTTATGCAGACAATGCAGAATGGTTGAATAATAAATGGAAGCTGAACGGTGCTGTTGAATATGCACTTTCGGGCGAAGAAGTGTCTGTTGTTCCGCTCAGGGCCGAACATCTTCTTTTGCTCACGGAACCGCCCGAAACTTTCAGAAACAATACGGTTTCTGTAGAAGAAGTAAATACCCGCGAGGCACGTGCCTATATTGAACACTTGGAACGTGCAGGCCTTCCGAGTGCAGAGGCAAAGTCAGAATATTACAAAAAATATTCTTTTCCGTTTGTTGTTTTTATTGTTGTTTTCCTTGCAGTCGGGCTCAGCGGAAAAACCAGAAAAAATGTTCTTCTGATTAGTCTTGCCCTTAGTATTACTGCTGTTGTTCTTTTTTATGTAACGCAAATGGTTACCATGCTTATGGCAAAGTTTCAGGCTGTTCCGCCAATTTTTGGTTCATGGTTTCCTGTCATTATGTTTATTTTTATAAGCTGCGTTCTTCTTAAGTATGCAAAAACTTAA
- a CDS encoding M16 family metallopeptidase — protein sequence MTSKTVAIGFWFSVGSRLERDGEHGITHFTEHLLFKGTRTRSARDIACAFDRIGGYVNAFTERENVCVYCTIPGGTESVGTALNVLCDMCNNSVFPEDEIERERAVVKSEIASVEDDPEESAMDRVSECVWPGQSLSTSITGSSEDVDSITREQLLDWYDKYFVNGNLCVFAAGMVDSDFIAEKLETLSLKSDVPIEFTEQGFGKLPVWKNGFNFIKAGFNQTQVFELFPLAMPVSEKDYYTAAVFNAIAGDSMSSRLFDSMRERSGLCYTVYSFFTFYADVAAWCAYASCDNDKAVSVASLFIDEIEKISRSGVSDAELEAAKMHLCGEEILGSEDMEFRMKRMQRNYSMGFNLNDTSRILECIRSVTKNDIIEFIEKLFDFNKMAFVVYGKSLSMKSKRNILCRKK from the coding sequence GTGACTTCTAAAACAGTTGCAATCGGTTTTTGGTTTTCTGTAGGAAGCCGTCTTGAACGCGATGGTGAACACGGCATAACTCATTTTACCGAACATCTTTTATTCAAAGGAACGCGAACAAGGTCTGCCAGGGACATAGCTTGTGCTTTTGACAGAATTGGCGGTTACGTAAATGCCTTTACGGAGCGCGAGAATGTCTGCGTTTACTGTACAATTCCCGGAGGAACAGAATCTGTCGGAACAGCCCTGAATGTTCTGTGCGATATGTGCAATAATTCAGTTTTTCCTGAAGATGAGATAGAACGGGAACGCGCGGTTGTCAAAAGTGAAATTGCTTCTGTTGAAGATGATCCCGAAGAGTCGGCAATGGACAGGGTTTCTGAATGTGTTTGGCCCGGTCAGTCTTTGAGTACCAGTATTACGGGAAGCAGTGAAGATGTGGATTCAATTACACGTGAACAGCTATTGGACTGGTATGACAAATATTTTGTTAACGGTAATCTTTGTGTTTTTGCCGCCGGAATGGTTGATTCAGATTTTATTGCAGAAAAATTGGAAACCCTTTCTTTAAAAAGTGACGTGCCCATTGAGTTTACTGAACAAGGCTTTGGAAAACTTCCTGTCTGGAAAAACGGTTTTAATTTTATAAAGGCCGGTTTTAACCAGACACAGGTGTTTGAACTTTTCCCGCTTGCGATGCCTGTCAGCGAAAAAGACTATTATACGGCCGCTGTTTTTAATGCGATTGCCGGTGACAGTATGAGCAGCCGGCTGTTTGATTCAATGCGCGAGAGGAGCGGGCTGTGTTACACGGTGTACAGTTTTTTTACATTTTATGCAGATGTTGCTGCCTGGTGTGCTTATGCAAGCTGCGATAATGACAAGGCAGTTTCTGTTGCTTCACTTTTTATTGATGAGATAGAAAAGATTTCCCGCTCCGGTGTTTCGGACGCAGAACTTGAGGCTGCAAAAATGCATTTGTGCGGGGAAGAGATACTGGGTTCAGAGGATATGGAATTCAGGATGAAGCGTATGCAGCGCAATTATTCCATGGGATTTAATCTTAATGACACGTCTCGGATTCTAGAGTGTATACGTTCTGTTACAAAGAATGATATAATTGAATTTATAGAAAAGCTGTTTGATTTTAATAAAATGGCTTTTGTTGTTTACGGAAAAAGTTTATCTATGAAATCAAAGAGGAATATTCTATGCAGGAAAAAATAA
- a CDS encoding LptF/LptG family permease — MVFFDSHKKISFYFSKIFSVLKKFGPVRVFYLLGFVLSGRFHNLKLRKFFGLRLARLKDIKSNVLVKYIAKELFLYFLVCFAFFFVVFFVNQILLLAETILKKRVPVLSVIKLIGYCLPAIIAQSAPFATLVGFLMCLGRLVSDNEVIILRASGQRYSVILKPVIIMGMLISVFSFVMNDYFLPLGTLNYNRMFKQIIVSNPAVELESQSVKRMNDATLVIGDVSKYNVSDLVLFDAADGGKQRLIVSKNTDVKKAVSPGVLMQLNMDDAFVLMLDKKNRKNFDILTSDGMTLNVFEDSIISSSGGTSPREMTSWDLYKKIKNMKKLNNSTKKQLNSYNLEYNKKFSIPFGSIFFALLAFPLALVFGRKDGQTLGLIFGIIISVLYWAATILGQMFGLRSGWNGFWMMWGPNFFIGLIGILLYLRLRKK; from the coding sequence TTGGTTTTTTTTGATTCGCACAAAAAGATTTCATTTTATTTCTCAAAGATTTTTTCTGTTCTGAAAAAATTCGGTCCGGTAAGGGTATTTTATCTTTTGGGATTTGTTCTTTCGGGACGTTTTCATAATCTTAAACTCAGAAAATTTTTCGGATTGAGGCTGGCACGACTTAAGGATATCAAAAGCAATGTTCTTGTAAAATATATTGCAAAAGAATTGTTTTTGTATTTTCTTGTATGCTTTGCTTTTTTCTTTGTTGTGTTTTTTGTCAACCAGATTCTTTTGCTGGCAGAAACAATTCTTAAAAAAAGGGTTCCTGTTCTTTCTGTAATCAAACTGATAGGATATTGTCTTCCGGCTATAATTGCTCAGTCTGCTCCTTTTGCAACGCTTGTGGGATTTCTTATGTGTCTTGGACGGCTTGTTTCTGACAATGAAGTTATTATCCTTAGGGCAAGCGGGCAGAGATATTCTGTTATCCTAAAGCCTGTAATAATAATGGGAATGCTTATTTCTGTTTTCAGCTTTGTAATGAATGACTATTTTCTTCCGCTGGGAACGCTTAACTACAACCGTATGTTCAAGCAGATTATTGTTTCCAATCCTGCCGTGGAACTTGAGTCGCAGTCTGTTAAGCGCATGAATGATGCTACTCTGGTTATTGGTGATGTTTCCAAATACAATGTGAGTGATCTTGTTTTGTTTGATGCGGCTGACGGAGGTAAACAGAGATTAATTGTTTCTAAAAACACTGATGTAAAAAAAGCAGTTAGTCCAGGTGTCCTTATGCAGTTGAATATGGACGATGCTTTTGTTCTTATGCTGGACAAAAAAAACAGAAAAAATTTTGACATTCTTACTTCTGACGGAATGACACTGAATGTTTTTGAAGATTCAATTATTTCTTCCAGTGGTGGAACTTCCCCGCGCGAGATGACATCATGGGACCTTTACAAAAAAATTAAAAATATGAAGAAGCTCAACAATTCAACAAAGAAACAGCTTAACTCATATAATCTTGAATACAATAAAAAATTTTCAATTCCGTTTGGATCAATTTTCTTTGCACTGCTGGCTTTTCCACTGGCCCTTGTTTTTGGAAGAAAAGACGGGCAGACACTCGGACTTATTTTTGGAATTATAATTTCTGTTTTGTACTGGGCTGCAACTATTCTTGGACAGATGTTCGGGCTTAGAAGCGGATGGAACGGATTCTGGATGATGTGGGGACCAAACTTTTTTATCGGATTGATTGGAATTCTTCTTTACCTGAGGCTCCGGAAAAAATGA
- the tgt gene encoding tRNA guanosine(34) transglycosylase Tgt, giving the protein MIENFFEVHHECSGSLARTGVIHLAHGDVQTPVFMPVGTKGTVKAVSKDDLDEIGFEIILANTYHMYLRPGADIVNEAGGLHGFTKWNKNFLTDSGGFQVFSLSNLRKIRSGGIEFRSDIDGSKHFFTPENVVQTQALLNSDIQMQLDVCTGFGVDRAEAERALKITSDWALRAINEWKIQREKGYKGILFPIVQGNFFDDLRKESAEFVSALDTPGLAIGGLSVGEPADVFAEKLRHTVQFVTRSKPRYVMGIGTPEYILEAVADGIDMFDCVQPTRIARHGLYFSRHGMVSIKQKRFERDFGPLDPECNCKVCRTYSRAYLRHIFREQEILSSMLASYHNLYFLRNMMLEIRDAINNDRFEEYRKSFLEKFHSGNI; this is encoded by the coding sequence ATGATAGAAAATTTTTTTGAAGTTCATCACGAATGTTCCGGTTCACTTGCAAGAACAGGTGTTATTCATCTTGCTCACGGTGATGTTCAGACTCCTGTCTTTATGCCTGTCGGAACAAAGGGAACTGTCAAGGCAGTTTCAAAGGATGACCTTGACGAAATTGGTTTTGAAATTATTCTTGCAAACACTTACCATATGTACCTGAGACCCGGTGCAGATATTGTAAATGAGGCAGGCGGACTTCACGGGTTTACAAAATGGAATAAAAATTTTTTGACAGACTCGGGCGGCTTCCAGGTTTTTTCTCTTTCCAATCTAAGAAAAATACGTTCTGGCGGAATTGAATTCAGAAGCGACATTGACGGCAGCAAGCATTTTTTTACTCCCGAAAATGTTGTTCAGACACAGGCGCTTTTGAACAGCGATATCCAGATGCAGCTCGATGTCTGTACAGGATTCGGCGTGGACCGTGCAGAAGCAGAACGTGCGCTTAAAATTACATCTGACTGGGCCCTGCGTGCAATAAATGAATGGAAGATTCAGCGTGAAAAAGGATATAAAGGAATTCTTTTTCCTATTGTTCAGGGAAATTTTTTTGATGACCTTCGCAAAGAAAGTGCAGAATTTGTGAGCGCACTGGATACTCCCGGTCTTGCTATCGGAGGCCTGAGTGTAGGGGAACCGGCAGATGTTTTTGCAGAAAAACTGCGTCACACTGTTCAGTTTGTAACGCGTTCAAAGCCAAGATATGTCATGGGAATAGGAACGCCTGAATATATTCTTGAAGCTGTTGCCGACGGAATTGATATGTTTGACTGTGTTCAGCCTACAAGAATTGCGCGGCACGGACTTTATTTTTCAAGGCACGGAATGGTTTCTATAAAACAGAAACGCTTTGAAAGGGATTTTGGTCCGCTCGATCCTGAATGCAACTGCAAGGTCTGCAGAACATATTCGCGCGCTTACCTGAGACATATTTTCCGCGAGCAGGAAATTCTTTCTTCTATGCTGGCAAGCTATCACAACCTTTATTTCCTTCGCAATATGATGCTTGAAATAAGGGATGCAATAAACAATGACAGGTTTGAGGAATACAGAAAGTCTTTCCTTGAAAAATTCCATTCAGGAAATATTTAA
- a CDS encoding helicase-related protein codes for MAINYKNLPVYAQKQKILDTLKTNQVIVVQSPTGSGKTTQLPVILHEAGYSQNGMIAVTQPRRIAALSVSEFIAKQLKTKFPGLVGYKMRFEDKTDATTKIKIMTDGILLQEMKLDPWMSKYSVIMVDEAHERSLNIDFVLGLLKRILAVRKDFKVIVSSATMNAESFSEYFGGCPIVTIETQVFPVTMVYDPPAVHASTASDVACEALLAKIEQTIDRVLDNKDNGDILVFLPGEKIIKDCMQRLSNAQFRNRIHIVPLYGRLPKEEQEKVFDSAPFGKKKVVLSTNIAETSVTINGITTVIDSGLAKLNFYSPKTFTSSLIETPVSKASCNQRRGRAGRTCEGTCYRLYPRKDFDTRQNYTTEEIYRTDLSEVVLRMSELGITDFEKFDFISPPAHEGLVGAVNTLTMLKAIESDGSLSKIGKLMVEFPLEPRVSRIIVESIMRYPDILEESLIAASFLSAQSPFALPVGEEMDARRAHHEFRDIQGDFVTYVKLFRTYMSMNNKERFCKNNYLDERVMAEILNIKTQLEQIVSERLQLPITGGGSMDNYLCCIASGMIQFVCVREGRENYRSLTADHISIHPGSSMFRTNPLYIVAGEIVKTSRMFAMSVSPLTKNLLAQIDPNLEQSLLKVRGKSGRSLTGNLEYSGKNFRDAKEKVGRSDSRLAKKEKSKSKSEDEVSFGGMDFRIQKQKGKKTVQLPFTQLKAAVAAEHNESILANIGAMKGSIVMEKGYRLLSGEKLELIIKAVKTLNLMPLAEDKWQRKMNININEPDGLETLVGMSSCIMRVTVAKNSTKEYGFICLFTDGNGTYWFKVSRGFTTALNENLSSLEKLIDDCKDSNLSSAQKEKINIIYRVLNGMYE; via the coding sequence ATGGCAATAAACTACAAAAATCTGCCGGTGTACGCGCAGAAACAGAAAATTCTTGACACACTCAAAACAAATCAGGTTATAGTTGTTCAAAGCCCTACAGGAAGCGGAAAAACCACACAGCTTCCGGTTATTCTTCATGAAGCGGGTTACTCACAAAACGGAATGATTGCCGTAACCCAGCCAAGAAGAATTGCGGCCCTGAGCGTAAGCGAATTCATTGCAAAGCAGCTCAAGACAAAATTCCCGGGCCTTGTCGGATACAAAATGCGTTTCGAAGACAAGACAGATGCAACGACAAAAATCAAAATCATGACAGACGGAATTCTTCTTCAGGAAATGAAACTGGACCCGTGGATGAGTAAGTATTCTGTCATTATGGTTGACGAAGCACACGAACGCAGCCTTAACATTGATTTTGTTTTGGGACTTCTAAAAAGAATTCTTGCAGTCAGAAAAGATTTCAAGGTAATTGTCAGTTCGGCAACGATGAACGCAGAATCTTTCAGCGAATATTTTGGCGGCTGTCCGATTGTTACAATAGAGACGCAGGTCTTTCCGGTCACGATGGTTTATGACCCGCCGGCTGTACACGCGTCTACTGCAAGTGATGTTGCATGTGAAGCCCTTCTTGCAAAAATTGAGCAGACGATTGACCGCGTTCTTGACAACAAGGACAACGGTGACATACTCGTATTCCTTCCGGGAGAAAAAATTATCAAGGACTGTATGCAGCGGCTTTCAAACGCACAGTTCAGAAACAGAATTCATATTGTTCCGCTTTACGGAAGGCTTCCCAAAGAAGAACAGGAAAAAGTTTTTGACAGCGCACCTTTTGGAAAAAAGAAAGTTGTTCTGAGCACAAACATTGCAGAAACTTCGGTCACAATAAACGGCATCACGACAGTAATTGACTCGGGTCTTGCAAAACTCAATTTCTACAGTCCCAAAACATTTACGTCAAGCCTTATAGAAACACCGGTAAGCAAAGCCAGCTGCAACCAGCGTCGCGGAAGAGCCGGAAGGACGTGCGAAGGAACATGTTACAGGCTTTACCCCAGAAAAGATTTTGACACAAGACAAAACTACACGACAGAAGAAATATACCGCACAGACTTAAGCGAAGTTGTTTTGAGAATGTCAGAACTCGGAATAACTGACTTTGAAAAATTTGACTTTATTTCACCTCCGGCACACGAAGGACTTGTAGGAGCAGTAAACACGCTTACAATGCTTAAAGCAATAGAAAGCGACGGTTCACTAAGCAAAATAGGAAAGCTCATGGTAGAGTTCCCGCTCGAACCAAGAGTCAGCAGAATTATTGTAGAAAGCATTATGCGCTACCCCGACATTCTGGAAGAGTCACTTATCGCTGCTTCATTTTTAAGCGCGCAGTCACCGTTTGCACTTCCTGTAGGAGAAGAAATGGATGCACGCAGGGCACACCACGAGTTCAGGGACATACAGGGCGACTTTGTAACATACGTGAAACTGTTCCGCACATACATGTCAATGAACAACAAAGAACGATTCTGCAAAAACAATTACCTTGACGAACGCGTAATGGCCGAGATTCTAAACATAAAAACCCAGCTTGAACAGATTGTTTCAGAACGCCTGCAGCTGCCGATAACAGGAGGCGGCAGCATGGACAATTACCTGTGCTGCATTGCGTCAGGAATGATTCAGTTTGTGTGCGTAAGGGAAGGACGCGAAAATTACAGAAGTCTTACAGCAGACCATATTTCAATCCACCCCGGTTCTTCTATGTTCAGAACGAATCCTCTTTACATTGTAGCAGGTGAAATTGTCAAAACAAGCAGAATGTTTGCAATGAGTGTTTCACCGCTTACAAAAAATCTTCTTGCTCAGATTGATCCGAATCTTGAACAGAGCCTCCTTAAAGTGCGCGGAAAGTCAGGAAGAAGCCTTACCGGAAACCTTGAATATTCAGGAAAGAATTTCAGGGATGCAAAAGAAAAGGTCGGCCGCAGTGACTCGCGTCTTGCAAAGAAAGAAAAATCAAAGTCAAAATCAGAAGATGAAGTTTCATTCGGCGGAATGGATTTCAGAATCCAGAAACAGAAGGGCAAAAAAACTGTACAGCTTCCGTTCACCCAGCTTAAAGCTGCAGTTGCGGCAGAACACAATGAAAGTATTCTTGCGAACATCGGCGCAATGAAAGGTTCAATTGTCATGGAAAAAGGCTACAGGCTTTTGTCCGGCGAAAAACTGGAACTCATTATAAAAGCCGTCAAAACGCTCAACCTTATGCCTCTTGCAGAAGACAAGTGGCAGCGCAAAATGAATATAAACATAAACGAGCCTGACGGACTTGAAACTCTGGTCGGAATGTCGTCATGTATAATGCGCGTAACGGTTGCAAAAAATTCCACAAAAGAATACGGCTTTATCTGTCTATTTACAGACGGCAACGGAACATACTGGTTCAAGGTTTCACGCGGTTTTACAACTGCGCTTAACGAAAATCTTTCATCACTTGAAAAACTCATTGATGACTGCAAAGACTCAAATCTCAGTTCAGCGCAGAAAGAAAAGATAAATATAATTTACCGCGTGCTTAACGGCATGTACGAATAG
- a CDS encoding CapA family protein, producing MNVFYQFLTFRKNATFATFAAVCALLFSCASSPDKQKTADSVPEGLTVLQAAGEQEVQTLTLAFAGDIMAHKHNVRGNFSEIYKDIEPLLKKSDLAFVNLETTVDDSKEYSSYPNFNVKHAYPDAAISAGFNVFSLANNHTNDYGLDGMRATKKYFEKQSALYADSERKVYSAGIKDSKNAPLTFALIDAAGWKVLYCAVTEVLNRNDFSSYIDYVRPSEKQRRLFLEELKMLRQKNECDLFVLSLHTAEEEYVPGVSDMQKKFYTDILNAGVDIINANHPHIAKEWNVYADENGTARKIVFFSQGNTISGQRREPDFSNPSCSRDYTGDAFITNVVVSKDSRGIVIEQVDPVLITTYITPSWHFVIKVLDDEFIEELKLKKQKTWANYLGERKKLMEKIKGNIIWQ from the coding sequence GTGAACGTATTTTACCAATTTTTAACATTCAGAAAAAATGCAACATTTGCCACCTTTGCCGCTGTCTGTGCCCTTCTGTTTTCATGCGCCTCTTCCCCAGACAAACAGAAAACGGCAGATTCTGTTCCCGAAGGACTTACGGTTCTGCAGGCGGCAGGTGAACAGGAAGTGCAAACTCTTACACTTGCCTTTGCCGGTGACATAATGGCACACAAGCATAATGTTCGCGGAAACTTCAGTGAAATTTACAAAGACATTGAGCCTCTGCTAAAAAAAAGCGATCTTGCATTTGTAAATCTTGAAACTACTGTTGACGATTCAAAGGAATATTCGAGCTACCCGAATTTTAATGTAAAGCACGCCTACCCCGACGCGGCAATTTCTGCGGGGTTCAATGTATTCAGCCTTGCAAACAACCACACGAATGATTACGGGCTTGACGGAATGCGTGCCACAAAAAAATACTTTGAAAAACAAAGCGCCCTGTACGCAGACTCTGAACGCAAAGTTTATTCGGCCGGAATAAAAGATTCAAAGAACGCACCTCTTACATTCGCGCTCATTGACGCGGCAGGCTGGAAAGTCCTTTACTGTGCTGTGACGGAAGTTCTAAACAGAAACGATTTTTCTTCTTACATAGATTATGTAAGGCCTTCTGAAAAACAGCGCAGATTGTTTCTTGAAGAACTCAAAATGCTGCGGCAGAAAAATGAATGCGACCTTTTTGTTTTAAGCCTTCACACTGCCGAAGAAGAATATGTTCCTGGAGTTTCGGACATGCAGAAAAAATTCTATACAGACATACTTAACGCCGGTGTAGATATAATAAATGCAAACCATCCGCATATTGCAAAAGAATGGAATGTATATGCAGATGAAAACGGAACGGCAAGAAAAATTGTTTTCTTTTCGCAGGGAAACACAATCAGCGGCCAGAGACGGGAGCCTGACTTCAGCAACCCTTCCTGCAGCAGGGATTATACAGGCGATGCATTTATAACAAATGTTGTGGTTTCAAAAGATTCGCGCGGAATTGTAATTGAACAGGTGGATCCGGTTCTTATTACGACATACATTACACCTTCATGGCACTTTGTAATAAAAGTTCTTGACGATGAATTTATTGAAGAGCTTAAACTTAAAAAACAAAAAACATGGGCGAACTATCTTGGAGAAAGAAAAAAACTAATGGAAAAAATTAAAGGAAATATTATATGGCAATAA
- the dut gene encoding dUTP diphosphatase has translation MQEKINISCTVRKGAIVPEYKTAGAAGADVCAFLEESVTLAAGKRVLVPTGLSFEIPEGYEIQVRPRSGLAFKNGVTVLNTPGTIDSDYRGELKILLVNHGDADFVINSGDRIAQIVVAPVTLGIFTEASELSETERGAGGFGSTGVAES, from the coding sequence ATGCAGGAAAAAATAAATATTTCATGCACTGTAAGAAAAGGTGCAATTGTTCCGGAGTATAAGACTGCCGGTGCGGCCGGTGCCGATGTGTGTGCTTTTCTGGAAGAATCAGTTACACTTGCGGCCGGAAAAAGAGTTCTTGTTCCTACAGGACTCAGTTTTGAAATTCCTGAAGGTTATGAAATTCAGGTAAGGCCAAGGAGCGGGCTTGCGTTTAAAAACGGGGTTACGGTTTTGAATACACCCGGAACAATTGACAGTGACTACCGCGGTGAACTTAAAATTCTTCTGGTGAATCACGGCGATGCTGATTTTGTAATAAATAGCGGTGACAGAATTGCACAGATTGTTGTGGCTCCCGTTACACTCGGAATTTTTACTGAAGCATCTGAACTTTCTGAAACAGAGCGGGGAGCAGGCGGCTTCGGAAGCACGGGTGTTGCAGAGTCCTAA